A part of Hippea maritima DSM 10411 genomic DNA contains:
- a CDS encoding NAD(P)/FAD-dependent oxidoreductase codes for MIAIIGGSIAAFYAYKTIKDIDKTIEVKVFSKEDRQPYAKMMLPYMLYNQTESSFEINPDDIVLNCEVKVIDTTSKTIKTHNYTYSFDKAIIAAGADAYIPEYKGDYDGGLFGVRYASDIKAIGEKLKKARFRHIVVLGAGLVSLEMAFAFVKLGFSVSVVVSSSRILSQILPDRAAKLVQNHIESLYPVKFYTSNDVEFMQKMDNGIYVKLKDGEELNSDFVVVGKGVRPNTHFIDKTVKINTGVIVDEFLKAKEDVFAAGDIAESEDAIWNDKRLHAIWPVAIAQAKIAAKNAVGLNIKAEPEISRNILPIFGIDIFTGGDSIGFDGDVVESESDGFRMVVIKDGLLRGFCMVGQVRNYGGLVRLVKDRTGIRKYELNYLLFGNV; via the coding sequence ATGATAGCTATAATAGGCGGCAGTATAGCCGCTTTTTATGCCTATAAGACGATTAAGGATATAGATAAAACGATAGAGGTTAAGGTTTTCTCCAAAGAGGATAGACAGCCCTATGCCAAGATGATGCTTCCATATATGCTCTATAATCAGACGGAATCGTCTTTTGAGATAAACCCCGATGATATTGTCCTAAATTGCGAGGTAAAAGTAATAGATACAACAAGTAAAACCATAAAGACCCATAATTACACATATTCGTTTGATAAGGCGATCATAGCTGCAGGGGCTGATGCTTATATACCTGAATATAAAGGCGATTACGATGGTGGGTTGTTTGGCGTTAGGTATGCTTCAGATATAAAGGCGATAGGTGAAAAGCTGAAAAAAGCCAGGTTTAGGCATATTGTTGTTTTAGGGGCTGGGCTTGTAAGCCTTGAGATGGCCTTTGCCTTTGTTAAGTTAGGCTTTTCTGTTAGCGTTGTTGTATCATCCAGCAGGATCCTATCACAGATTTTACCAGATAGGGCAGCTAAACTTGTTCAAAACCACATAGAGTCTTTGTATCCTGTTAAATTCTATACATCAAACGATGTGGAATTTATGCAAAAAATGGATAACGGTATTTATGTAAAACTAAAAGACGGTGAGGAGTTAAATTCAGATTTTGTTGTTGTTGGAAAGGGTGTAAGACCCAATACTCACTTTATAGATAAAACGGTAAAAATAAACACAGGTGTGATTGTTGATGAATTTTTGAAGGCCAAAGAGGATGTTTTTGCCGCTGGCGATATAGCAGAAAGCGAGGATGCCATATGGAACGATAAAAGGCTCCATGCGATCTGGCCTGTGGCTATTGCTCAGGCAAAGATAGCAGCCAAGAATGCTGTTGGACTAAACATAAAAGCAGAACCTGAAATCTCAAGAAATATCCTGCCCATCTTTGGTATTGACATATTCACAGGCGGTGATAGTATTGGGTTTGATGGTGATGTGGTTGAATCAGAAAGTGATGGTTTTAGGATGGTTGTAATCAAGGATGGACTCCTAAGAGGCTTTTGTATGGTTGGCCAGGTTAGAAATTATGGCGGATTGGTGCGACTTGTTAAGGATAGAACAGGCATACGAAAATACGAGCTCAACTATCTGTTGTTTGGTAATGTATAG
- a CDS encoding 2,3-bisphosphoglycerate-dependent phosphoglycerate mutase — protein MAVLVLLRHGKSMWNKLNLFTGWVDVPLAEEGIDEALKAGERLKNCCFDEVYTSVLIRSIQTAMISLSKNKCGKIPIIQHNEGKMKDWANMPENIPVLPVYEIEELNERYYGNLQGLNKQEMAEKFGAEMVHRWRRSYDINPPGGESLKDNYERTIPFFKSTIIPKLQEGKNILISAHGNSLRAIVKFIENISDNDIPKFEIPTGKPLIYDYKNGGFIKKSDDEND, from the coding sequence ATGGCTGTGTTAGTACTTTTAAGGCATGGTAAATCTATGTGGAATAAGTTAAATCTCTTTACTGGATGGGTTGATGTGCCTTTAGCTGAAGAAGGAATTGATGAGGCACTAAAAGCTGGCGAAAGGCTTAAGAATTGTTGCTTTGATGAGGTCTATACTTCTGTGTTAATTCGCTCAATTCAAACAGCCATGATATCATTATCAAAAAATAAATGCGGGAAAATTCCTATAATACAACACAACGAAGGTAAAATGAAAGATTGGGCTAACATGCCAGAAAACATACCTGTTTTACCGGTATATGAGATTGAGGAACTCAACGAGAGGTATTATGGAAACCTGCAGGGGTTGAACAAGCAGGAGATGGCAGAGAAATTCGGTGCAGAGATGGTTCACAGATGGAGAAGAAGCTATGACATCAACCCTCCGGGGGGTGAATCCCTAAAGGACAATTATGAAAGAACGATACCGTTTTTTAAATCCACTATAATTCCAAAGCTTCAGGAGGGTAAAAATATACTCATAAGTGCGCACGGGAATAGCCTGAGGGCTATAGTAAAGTTTATAGAGAACATATCGGACAATGACATACCAAAATTCGAAATTCCCACGGGAAAACCTCTGATTTATGATTACAAAAACGGGGGTTTTATAAAGAAATCGGACGATGAAAACGATTGA
- a CDS encoding DUF815 domain-containing protein — translation MKWAFIYKSGKLKPVINFSNINTSQLIGLDAQILLIRKNIEAFISKKPFLNMLLWGERGCGKSSLIKAFANEYHKKGLKIIQVNYDNSDLYDLYDYVSKEPYRFILFFDDISFDHRDNNYRQFKSMLEGGLEEKPDNVMFVATSNKRHLIKDSVAKTDTIYDVDEINEQMSLYGRFGLVVSFRSPDRETYLKIVRFYMEKYEVNEFKDWEKQACAFATSKGTRNGRIAKQFVISHLLGL, via the coding sequence ATGAAATGGGCTTTCATTTACAAAAGTGGCAAACTCAAACCTGTCATAAACTTTAGCAACATAAACACATCCCAGCTTATAGGACTTGATGCACAGATCCTGTTAATTAGAAAAAATATCGAAGCGTTTATAAGCAAAAAGCCGTTTTTGAATATGCTTCTTTGGGGTGAAAGGGGTTGCGGCAAATCCTCGCTAATTAAGGCTTTTGCCAACGAGTATCACAAAAAGGGATTAAAGATCATCCAGGTAAACTATGACAACAGCGATCTATACGACCTGTATGATTATGTCTCAAAAGAGCCATACAGGTTTATTCTGTTTTTCGATGACATATCCTTTGACCACAGGGACAACAACTATAGGCAGTTTAAATCGATGCTTGAGGGTGGACTTGAAGAAAAACCCGACAATGTGATGTTTGTTGCCACATCAAACAAAAGGCATCTGATTAAAGATAGTGTGGCTAAAACCGATACGATCTATGATGTTGATGAGATAAATGAGCAGATGTCGCTGTATGGCAGGTTCGGTCTTGTTGTATCATTCCGTTCGCCCGATAGGGAAACATATCTAAAAATCGTCAGGTTTTATATGGAAAAATACGAGGTTAATGAGTTTAAAGACTGGGAAAAGCAGGCCTGCGCCTTTGCCACATCAAAAGGTACAAGGAACGGCCGCATTGCAAAGCAGTTCGTTATCTCTCACCTTTTAGGATTATAG
- a CDS encoding aldehyde ferredoxin oxidoreductase family protein, whose amino-acid sequence MVGGYAGKILRVNLTEQTISTEDINLKWAEDFIGGRGYGERLLFEEIDPTIDPLSEENKLIIATGPLGSTYAPSSGRVMVITKGALNGTIACSNSGGHFAGELKRAGYDMIVIEGKAEKPVYLWIYKGRAEIRDASKLLGKNTKETDKLLKRFTHPEASTLQIGPAAEKLSLISNITFDGRRMAGRTGIGAVMGSKNLKGVAVKGHISIKVADKERFAKAVFEARDILSKDAFSGKGGAKYGTAVLVNVINSAGGLPTRNAHDAYFEGTASISGERLTKEYLIKAEACDSCSIACGRITQISKGKYTGNKGVGPEYETIWALGAACGVDDLDAIVMANYLCNEYGLDTISAGATVACAMDLFEAGYIPKSDVGFELRFGDAEAMVEAIKSMCEQNTDFGKLLAKGSYRLAEHYGHPEFSMSVKKQEFPAYDPRAIKGIGLEYATSNRGACHVRGYTIGAEVLGGLDKSSYEGKAKLTKKLQDITAALDSAGICLFTTFGLKAKEIAELFASATGFECDKDEFVKKGERIWNLERIFNIKAGFSSNDDRLPERMEKEPIKTGPAKGETTDISKMLPEYYRLRGWDENGFPTQEKLKELGLEGLL is encoded by the coding sequence ATGGTCGGCGGATATGCAGGCAAGATTTTAAGGGTTAATCTAACGGAGCAGACAATATCGACCGAGGATATAAATTTAAAATGGGCTGAGGATTTTATAGGCGGAAGGGGTTATGGTGAAAGGCTTTTATTTGAAGAGATAGACCCAACAATCGACCCGTTAAGTGAAGAAAACAAGCTAATTATAGCCACAGGACCTTTGGGCTCCACCTATGCTCCATCATCTGGCAGGGTTATGGTGATTACAAAAGGCGCTTTAAATGGGACTATAGCATGCTCAAACTCCGGTGGTCATTTTGCAGGAGAGCTAAAGCGGGCTGGCTATGATATGATCGTTATTGAAGGTAAGGCTGAAAAACCTGTCTATCTGTGGATATACAAAGGAAGGGCTGAAATAAGGGATGCCTCAAAGCTTTTAGGCAAAAACACGAAGGAGACAGATAAATTACTTAAAAGGTTTACCCATCCTGAGGCCTCCACTCTTCAGATAGGCCCTGCTGCAGAGAAACTCTCGCTTATCTCCAATATAACATTCGATGGTCGCAGGATGGCTGGAAGAACCGGTATCGGTGCTGTTATGGGCAGTAAAAACTTAAAAGGTGTGGCTGTTAAAGGCCATATATCCATAAAGGTTGCAGATAAAGAGAGGTTTGCAAAGGCTGTGTTTGAGGCAAGGGATATCTTAAGCAAGGATGCCTTCTCAGGCAAGGGTGGGGCAAAATACGGGACAGCTGTGCTTGTAAATGTTATAAACAGTGCAGGCGGACTGCCTACGAGAAACGCCCATGATGCCTACTTTGAAGGTACAGCTTCGATTAGCGGTGAGAGATTGACAAAAGAATACCTAATAAAGGCTGAGGCTTGCGATAGCTGCTCCATAGCCTGCGGTAGGATAACCCAGATAAGCAAGGGTAAATATACAGGAAACAAAGGGGTTGGGCCTGAGTATGAGACGATCTGGGCACTTGGTGCTGCATGCGGAGTGGATGATTTAGATGCCATTGTTATGGCAAACTATCTGTGCAACGAATACGGTTTGGATACGATATCTGCTGGTGCCACCGTGGCATGTGCTATGGATCTGTTTGAGGCTGGATATATACCCAAAAGCGATGTGGGATTTGAGCTGAGGTTTGGTGATGCTGAGGCTATGGTTGAAGCTATCAAGTCGATGTGCGAGCAGAATACAGATTTTGGAAAACTATTGGCCAAGGGTTCATATAGGCTTGCAGAACATTACGGCCATCCGGAGTTTTCGATGAGTGTTAAGAAGCAGGAGTTTCCCGCATACGACCCAAGGGCTATCAAGGGTATAGGTCTTGAGTATGCCACAAGCAACAGGGGAGCCTGCCATGTTAGGGGTTATACAATAGGCGCTGAGGTGTTGGGTGGATTGGATAAGAGCAGTTATGAGGGTAAGGCAAAGCTGACCAAAAAACTCCAGGATATAACAGCTGCTTTGGATTCTGCAGGGATCTGTTTGTTTACAACATTCGGTTTGAAAGCCAAAGAGATTGCCGAATTATTCGCCTCGGCTACGGGTTTTGAGTGTGATAAGGATGAGTTTGTTAAAAAGGGTGAAAGAATCTGGAACTTAGAAAGGATTTTCAACATAAAAGCCGGTTTTTCATCCAATGATGATAGGCTTCCAGAGCGTATGGAGAAAGAACCTATAAAAACAGGGCCAGCAAAGGGTGAAACAACCGATATCTCTAAGATGTTGCCTGAGTATTACAGGTTAAGAGGCTGGGATGAAAACGGCTTTCCAACGCAGGAGAAACTAAAAGAGTTGGGGCTTGAGGGGTTGTTATGA
- a CDS encoding LUD domain-containing protein, which translates to MKTIEQFKKTASLNGVEVINFEEIEPKLSELGYDGKTHFSKDGVGVVLAISAAASEGNALVSSNTEQELSCLIDNKELYIIINKDDIYPSMYEAYKKSSVIQWNYLMFIGAESKTADIEKQLVSGVQAAERVVFVLR; encoded by the coding sequence ATGAAAACGATTGAACAGTTCAAAAAAACGGCAAGCCTAAACGGTGTTGAGGTTATAAATTTTGAAGAAATAGAGCCAAAACTATCCGAATTAGGCTATGATGGTAAAACCCACTTTTCAAAGGATGGGGTTGGGGTTGTTTTGGCTATTTCGGCTGCTGCAAGTGAGGGTAATGCCTTGGTTAGCTCAAACACAGAGCAGGAGCTGTCCTGCCTGATAGACAACAAAGAGCTGTATATAATCATAAACAAAGACGATATCTATCCCTCGATGTATGAGGCATACAAAAAATCCAGTGTTATTCAGTGGAATTATCTTATGTTCATCGGAGCAGAAAGCAAAACAGCAGATATAGAAAAACAGCTTGTAAGCGGCGTTCAGGCAGCAGAAAGGGTCGTGTTTGTTTTAAGATGA
- a CDS encoding LysE family translocator, translating into MSFIELSVIGFIAALTPGPDILFIVQTTINHSFKEGLKALSGILTGNFIVIAILIIGLSSVGRSAYFQMLISFFGGIYLFYVAHEIFKHRKDEVRVRQPKAKTFYLKGLTVNLSNPKAIIFFSAIIAPFLERGKLISTLMFLFGGIVLAFILTIALTEMLRKNFLNPKVATIINTVSSLIFFFFSVELLHYSYSKLMLIL; encoded by the coding sequence ATGAGTTTTATTGAGTTGTCTGTTATCGGTTTTATAGCTGCTCTAACGCCAGGGCCTGATATACTGTTTATCGTTCAGACCACCATAAACCATTCATTTAAGGAGGGTCTTAAGGCGCTAAGCGGGATTTTAACAGGGAATTTCATAGTTATTGCTATCTTGATTATTGGCCTTTCATCTGTGGGCAGGAGCGCATATTTTCAAATGCTCATATCGTTTTTTGGGGGCATCTATCTGTTCTATGTGGCCCATGAGATATTCAAGCACAGAAAGGATGAGGTAAGGGTAAGACAACCAAAGGCCAAGACATTTTACCTTAAAGGGTTAACGGTCAATCTATCAAATCCCAAAGCCATAATCTTTTTTAGCGCCATCATAGCGCCGTTTCTTGAGAGGGGAAAGCTTATATCAACACTTATGTTTCTATTTGGTGGGATCGTTTTAGCCTTTATTTTAACCATAGCCTTAACAGAGATGTTGAGAAAGAACTTTTTAAACCCCAAGGTTGCAACTATCATAAATACAGTATCATCCCTGATCTTCTTCTTCTTTTCAGTTGAGCTTTTGCATTATTCATACAGCAAGCTTATGCTTATCCTATAA